In the genome of Massilia sp. W12, the window CGATGGCGCAAGCCAGGCGGTGTGCGCCATGTGCGGGGTGTTTTCCAATAATGTGATGTTGGGCGTACCGCTCACCAAGACCCTGCTGGGGGAGCAGGCGATGCCGGCAGTCGCGCTGATTCTGGTCTTCAACGCGCTGGTTTTGTGGACCATGATCACCGCTTCGATTGAAATTTCACGCAGTGGCAAGGTGAAGCCGGGCGATTTGAAAATGATTGTCTGGAATGTGGTGCGCAATCCCATGGTCGGCTCGATTGTGCTGGGTTGTTTGTGGGGTGTGAGCGGCATTCCCTTGCCCAAGGTTGTGGACGACACCGTGCAACTAATCGGCGCCAGCGCCGCCCCGCTGGCCCTGCTGGCGCTGGGCATGGGGCTGGCGGAATACGGCATGGGCAAAGACTGGCGCCTGCCGCTGGTAATCAGCGTGATGAAATTAGTCGCCCAGCCCCTTATCGCCTGGCTGCTGTGCTATTGGCTGGGCCTGGGCAAAACCGAAACCGCCGCCGTGGTCTTGCTGGCCTCGATTTCGATTGGCGTGAATGTGTATTTAATGGCGCGCCAATTCGGCGCCCAGGAAGGCCCGGTGGCCAGTGCGATTTTGATTTCCACCGGCTTGTCGGCGCTCTCCACGCCGTGGTTGATGAGTTTGGTGGGGTATTGAGGGACTGTTTAATAGCCTTGAAATAATTCGGTTCGGCGCATTTCCCTTCACACACAGTCAAAATGCGCGAACCTTGCACCCTCCTTTTTTGCTCTCAGCGCGCGCCAGTTGGCGCGCGCGGGCTTGTCCATCGCGCCCCATTATGCTGGCAAGGCGGAATGCAATTCATCCAGCATGGGCAAGGCGCCATACTGTCCCTGCATAATATTTAAGAAAT includes:
- a CDS encoding AEC family transporter, yielding MLIQQILLSAPLFILVFLGYAVMKFANWPASMSENLSRYVFTLALPAMLFHLMSDLSRLPPVDWRLLLAFFGSCLILFALGRLLYWKVFKLDGASQAVCAMCGVFSNNVMLGVPLTKTLLGEQAMPAVALILVFNALVLWTMITASIEISRSGKVKPGDLKMIVWNVVRNPMVGSIVLGCLWGVSGIPLPKVVDDTVQLIGASAAPLALLALGMGLAEYGMGKDWRLPLVISVMKLVAQPLIAWLLCYWLGLGKTETAAVVLLASISIGVNVYLMARQFGAQEGPVASAILISTGLSALSTPWLMSLVGY